The following DNA comes from Polynucleobacter sp. MG-6-Vaara-E2.
ATCTACATTGCGTGGAATGCATTATCAGTTGGAGGAAACGCAAGGCAAGTTAGTGCGAGTTGTATCTGGAGCTGTTTACGATGTATCAGTAGATCTTAGAAAGAGCTCGTCGACTTATGGAAAATGGGTTGGGGTAGAGTTGAGCGCTGAAAATCACAAGCAACTCTGGATTCCAAAAGGTTTTGCTCATGGATTTCTATCTCTCTCAACAACAGCAGAGTTCTTGTATAAGACCACGGATTACTATCATCCTCAAAGCGAAGTATGCTTAGCCTGGGATGATTCATCAGTAGGCATTCAATGGCCTCTAAGAGCAGGAGTATCACCCAACCTGAATGCTAAAGATTCTGCCGGCCTCTCTTGGGATCAAGCCCCTAAATTTTGATGGCCAATTCAAGTGCAACCCCAAAAATATTATTAGTAAAGTTATCCTCTTTAGGGGATGTACTCCATAACTTACCCATAGTTTGGGATATTCGAGCACGCCTGCCTAACGCTCAAATTGACTGGGTAGTTGAGGAGGCTTATGTTCAACTCTTGACGCCACTCCTGAGTCGAGATGGCTTTCGGGGAATAGATCGTATTATTCCTTTTGGATTACGTCGCTGGAAGAAATCTTTATTAAGTAAAAAATCATGGCAAGAATTTTTTACTTTCAAAGATGAACTGCAAAAATTTAACTATGACTTTATTATTGAAACCCAAGGCTTATTGAAGTCTGCTTTAGTTTGTTCTTTAGCCAAAAAAAGTCCAGATGCCAAAGTGTCAGGGCTTGCTAATGCCACTGAATTTTCTGGATATGAACCAATAGCGCGAGGGTTTTATGATCAATCCGTTCACGTTCCCTTCCATTGCCACGCTGTGGATCGCTCGCGTTATGTTGCTTGTTCAGCGCTAAATTTACCATTGATCGACAGATCAGAAAAAGCTCAGTTTTATCCTGCAAGTTATGTTGAGTCTGTTGTTGATTCGAAATTGGCAGGACTGGAAAAGCCTTATGTTCTGTTCTTCCATTCAACTGCACGCGAAGCTAAGCGCTGGTCCAATGCTAATTGGATTGCCCTGGGAAAGAAACTTTCGAGTCTTGGGTATCAAGTTGTTCTCCCATGGGGAAGTTCAGCCGAGGAAGAGATTAGCAATGGGCTGGCAGCACAAATCCCCGGATCTCTAGTGCCGGATGCATTTTCAATTGAAGCTGCGTTTTCTGTGATTGCTAATGCAGCTTTGGTAGTCGGTGTTGATACTGGTTTAACCCATTTATCTGCAGTATTAAATAAACCCACCGTCGAGATTTATGGCGACTCTCCGAGGTGGAAAACCGAAGGCTACTGGTCAGCAAAGATTCGAAATGTTGGGGACATTCAAGCGCCACCAACAATTGATGAAGTTGCCAAAGCTTCTCTAGATCTTCTTACTTGATTAAATCAACGCAACAAAGCATTAATTGCAATTAAGTCTTCATCAGTTAGTGCGGCAGCATGCGCCTTGAGTTTGATTGCATTGAGAATAGTGCTGTAACGAGCTTGCTGCAATTGTGATCTGGTGGTAATGAGAGTATCGAGCGCAATTAAAACGTCAATATTAATCAGCGTACCTACTTGGAAGCCAAGCTTACTTGACTCCAGGGCTGAATTGGATGAGCGCTCTGCAGCTTCATAAGCTTTCACGCTCGCAAGACCAC
Coding sequences within:
- the rfbC gene encoding dTDP-4-dehydrorhamnose 3,5-epimerase codes for the protein MSNLKQHPKIVVTPTSIPDVLVIEPKVFGDERGWFTEAFNAQDFLDATDLNVNFVQDNHSFSHQSTLRGMHYQLEETQGKLVRVVSGAVYDVSVDLRKSSSTYGKWVGVELSAENHKQLWIPKGFAHGFLSLSTTAEFLYKTTDYYHPQSEVCLAWDDSSVGIQWPLRAGVSPNLNAKDSAGLSWDQAPKF
- the waaC gene encoding lipopolysaccharide heptosyltransferase I — protein: MANSSATPKILLVKLSSLGDVLHNLPIVWDIRARLPNAQIDWVVEEAYVQLLTPLLSRDGFRGIDRIIPFGLRRWKKSLLSKKSWQEFFTFKDELQKFNYDFIIETQGLLKSALVCSLAKKSPDAKVSGLANATEFSGYEPIARGFYDQSVHVPFHCHAVDRSRYVACSALNLPLIDRSEKAQFYPASYVESVVDSKLAGLEKPYVLFFHSTAREAKRWSNANWIALGKKLSSLGYQVVLPWGSSAEEEISNGLAAQIPGSLVPDAFSIEAAFSVIANAALVVGVDTGLTHLSAVLNKPTVEIYGDSPRWKTEGYWSAKIRNVGDIQAPPTIDEVAKASLDLLT